tgcattaacttccagaaatttagtgtacctcttccgccatctggtccctcgtgaacgtctccatctccgccaaagttgccattaaagactttgtacatgtttggtacgcgagagcatctatattttgctcaagttcttcggcaggccagcggggaacccgtatccgtcacctgggaagcgccacgtgttacagcaatatagctggttggtgtagaatatttatcaatgcaaaatgaaacattattttactgaaaactaattgtgaacctgataaattacttgtcacaggaatcaagtattcacgtaaagaagaagggttacagacttttgcacctttgcttggtgtgatatgccacataacgcatgacataccatccagtgtcgtattttctgccccctgttgtctagtggtgtcaacatcaataccttgtttgatgatcaagagatttagtctgtcatctGGAATCAATGttcccctttcatttgtccacttattttctccaaagagtgcagtaacaacacatagtcgagcctcccattactttgcttgtgagccagtcatgcatttgactgggccatgtgaattcagttcatacagcatgaattggaaagtaccagtccatgttacgatatattttagcctgcgtgatcgattttcccatgtcgcagttgtaagcggatctcacctttaaccaagaaatttgcatttcccgcccttcttccgtagaatatgtagaactactctgtggtggggagacaggctcagaattggatgctatccaactatgttatgaatccactaaaaataatcacgttgcccatgatcttttgaaataaatagaataatattccttcttttacataacagcaatatccactacggtgcaattcaacgtcttgtcatctcgaatttcggctcaagccttgattttcatgctctttctatccgtattgttaaagtaatacttgtaagaatattcaagggcatgataggttgcgtttggtttcaaaaataggatattaggacattgtaataaaacgctaccaccaataccatattctgtgttgccttcataatgtctttaacagcagtgtcttgaggagaaaagacagtatcaatgctagcgagagagccgtcgtatacttattatatttcagctttgccaggatttcatcaggattagtggttaccgcgttaaatacaggaattaagacgtagactgatgtagtacatggtagtaagtatgaacgtccctgtataaacctaccgtcctatatataggttggctatgtttaaatgcacatcaaagatacatatttcggaaaagcgacacagtgacataatgaaatgctatagtgatataacaatgtacaaatacaatatgtatatttgtgtgacaaaaaacattcataaaagattagccgtgtttcaacagatcttgctgaatgttggcaaacgttctcaactttattaatatctagagcacagacattctctcaaacaacctcaagaacaaggtcctttacaaaaattattacttccctgcaacaaagtgCAGaatgcttcaacaagatcaaaactccaaagcatatgccgttctttatgtaggagaacagactacggatttccaTAGAATAATAAGTTGTGGAATAAATagcttgtacgagtatttacccttttaggctggaccacttctcatgctttcttcaaatgaggttgtctattaattcgtacatttctaaacagtgacgagtttcttgcgcctgatatcgtgattaagaagagacgcaacatattctcgtaacaagtgagagcttttgaaatttatcctcagatgatgtttactctcaggaatgtaatgtttatgagtaacgagctctctgcactggatatcagtgattggaatgtccagtagcaaatccccggtgtgagagttgtagtggatttggctgttgaactattgatcacatggttttaatttgtcattgtagatcgagacccgaggtgagctatagagatcatcaacctccggacggcggatcatctagttttaggtgtagtgtgtgcagtgaagtcctggctaagAAGTTGGACCTCTTGGGACAtttgaagagacacaaggaagagcgacccttcaagtgcgatcactgtggAAAGGTATTATGTAGCCGAAGCAGTTTGTtgaaacacctcaggatccacccgcttcaagtgtgcggattttctgataattgcaTTACAAAAGggaaaatgctgactggggacacgcgattgcataaaggtgggattataaacgaatgctcagtatctcataaaaattgcaGGAAAAGGCCGGACattatgcggtctcacacgggtGAGAACCGATACAaatgcaacgtctgtggaaaatccttcagctgggaaaaactagcaggtcacatgggtattcacacaggcaacaagcTTCACttatgcactgtatgttgcaaatcatttgtcatgAAAAGCAGTTTAccttatcacaagctgactcaaacaggagcgaagccaaacagttgcaatatctgtagcaagtcattcgcACAGAAAGGCAGTCTTGCCGGtcatttgcggacccatacaggcgagaggccttacagttgcaatgtctgtagcaaatcattcatacagaaaggcattctaagctttcatttgcggacccatacaggcgagaagccgtacaggtgTAATGTCTGTAACAAATCATTCACAACAAAAGGCAATCTGACtaatcatatgcggactcatacaggcgagaagccttacagctgcaatgtctgtagcaaatcattcatacagaaaggcattctaaccttTCATTtgaggacccatacaggcgagaagcattacagctgcaatgtctgtggcagatcattcataaagagagggacactaaccggtcatatgcggacccatactggcgagaagccatacacttgcaatgtctgtggcgaatcattcataaagaacgggacactaaccgaacatatgcgaaaccatacaggcgagaaaccattcaggtgcaatgtctgtagcaaatcattcgtaCGGAAACGCATTCTAACCCGTCATatgcggacacatacaggcgagaagcgaTACAGTTgcgatgtctgtggcaaatcattcttacagagaggtaaactaaccgaacatatgcggacccatacaggcgagaagccttacagctgcaatgtgtgtg
This DNA window, taken from Anabrus simplex isolate iqAnaSimp1 chromosome X, ASM4041472v1, whole genome shotgun sequence, encodes the following:
- the LOC137503235 gene encoding zinc finger protein 568-like, with the translated sequence MRSHTGENRYKCNVCGKSFSWEKLAGHMGIHTGNKLHLCTVCCKSFVMKSSLPYHKLTQTGAKPNSCNICSKSFAQKGSLAGHLRTHTGERPYSCNVCSKSFIQKGILSFHLRTHTGEKPYRCNVCNKSFTTKGNLTNHMRTHTGEKPYSCNVCSKSFIQKGILTFHLRTHTGEKHYSCNVCGRSFIKRGTLTGHMRTHTGEKPYTCNVCGESFIKNGTLTEHMRNHTGEKPFRCNVCSKSFVRKRILTRHMRTHTGEKRYSCDVCGKSFLQRGKLTEHMRTHTGEKPYSCNVCGKSFIQRGKLTEHMRIHTGEKRYSCNVCGKSFTRSGSLTDHIRTHTGEKPYGCDVCGKSFIQRGKLTEHMRTHTGEKPCSCNVCGK